A DNA window from Labrus mixtus chromosome 4, fLabMix1.1, whole genome shotgun sequence contains the following coding sequences:
- the LOC132973336 gene encoding fibroblast growth factor 6-like, which yields MAVAQRLLVSMSCEAGTPHWTLTAVVLLGFLLGIVSAYPLPSGRTNATLLEKRWETLFSRSVLGISGEKPEQNWESEYLLGIKRVRRLYCNVGIGFHLQILPDGRINGAHNENQYSLIEISTVERGVVSLYGVKSELFVAMNSRGRLYGTTVFHDECKFKESLLPNNYNAYESLVYRGSYIALSKHGRVKKGNKATTAMTVTHFLPRI from the exons ATGGCCGTTGCGCAAAGGCTCCTCGTCAGTATGTCCTGCGAGGCCGGCACGCCGCACTGGACGCTGACCGCGGTGGTTCTCCTGGGCTTTCTGCTGGGGATCGTGTCAGCGTACCCCTTACCGAGCGGCAGGACGAATGCAACTTTACTGGAGAAAAGATGGGAGACCCTCTTCTCTCGCTCTGTGCTGGGGATCTCCGGAGAGAAACCGGAGCAGAACTGGGAGAGTGAATATCTGCTGGGCATCAAAAGAGTGCGGAGGCTCTACTGCAACGTGGGCATCGGGTTTCACCTTCAGATCCTCCCCGACGGCAGGATAAACGGTGCACATAATGAAAACCAGTACA GTCTAATAGAGATCTCCACGGTGGAGAGAGGGGTGGTGAGCCTATACGGGGTGAAGAGTGAGCTGTTTGTCGCAATGAACAGCAGAGGAAGGTTATACGGAACG ACAGTCTTCCATGACGAGTGTAAGTTCAAGGAGAGCTTGCTCCCAAACAACTACAACGCCTACGAGTCTCTGGTTTACAGAGGCTCCTACATAGCACTCAGCAAGCATGGCCGCGTGAAGAAGGGCAACAAGGCCACCACTGCCATGACTGTGACGCACTTCTTACCCCGAATATGA